In Gossypium hirsutum isolate 1008001.06 chromosome D06, Gossypium_hirsutum_v2.1, whole genome shotgun sequence, one genomic interval encodes:
- the LOC107901057 gene encoding guanine nucleotide-binding protein subunit gamma 3 isoform X1: MAARSGGSSFVQPLHPPSPKSPPKYPDLYGKRMERAKVQMLEREISFLEEELKSIEGFQPASRYCKEVTDFVMANSDPLIQLRKNQKSCGFWKWLCGLPCFNMACTSCCCNSGCCCYLKCPECWKCSLCDCSSCNCMSCKCCTSSDCNACKCSSCDCSSCNCGSCFSCCKVPKWQCCCRKMCCCNFQPHSCTNCCSCKWKCYCPKCPKLCNCFSCTKTCCNPCC; the protein is encoded by the exons ATGGCTGCAAGGTCAGGTGGTTCTTCCTTTGTTCAGCCTCTGCATCCACCATCTCCGAAATCACCTCCAAAGTATCCGGATTTGTATGGGAAGCGAATGGAAAGGGCAAAAGTTCAGATGCTTGAGAGAGAGATTAGTTTTCTTGAG GAGGAGTTAAAATCTATTGAAGGTTTCCAACCTGCTTCAAGATACTGCAAAGA gGTTACAGATTTTGTAATGGCAAACTCGGATCCTCTTATACAGCT CAGGAAGAATCAAAAATCATGTGGCTTTTGGAAATGGCTTTG TGGATTACCCTGCTTTAACATGGCGTGCACCAGCTGTTGCTGTAATTCTGGGTGCTGTTGCTATCTGAAATGCCCAGAGTGCTGGAAATGTAGTCTATGTGACTGCAGCTCGTGCAACTGCATGTCCTGCAAATGCTGCACCTCATCTGATTGCAATGCATGTAAATGCAGTTCGTGCGACTGCAGCTCTTGTAACTGCGGTTCATGTTTTAGCTGCTGCAAAGTTCCAAAATGGCAGTGTTGCTGCAGAAAGATGTGCTGTTGCAATTTTCAACCCCATTCATGCACAAACTGCTGTTCTTGCAAGTGGAAATGCTATTGTCCTAAATGTCCAAAGCTATGCAATTGCTTCAGTTGTACAAAAACCTGTTGTAACCCATGTTGCT
- the LOC107901057 gene encoding guanine nucleotide-binding protein subunit gamma 3 isoform X2: protein MAARSGGSSFVQPLHPPSPKSPPKYPDLYGKRMERAKVQMLEREISFLEEELKSIEGFQPASRYCKEVTDFVMANSDPLIQLKNQKSCGFWKWLCGLPCFNMACTSCCCNSGCCCYLKCPECWKCSLCDCSSCNCMSCKCCTSSDCNACKCSSCDCSSCNCGSCFSCCKVPKWQCCCRKMCCCNFQPHSCTNCCSCKWKCYCPKCPKLCNCFSCTKTCCNPCC from the exons ATGGCTGCAAGGTCAGGTGGTTCTTCCTTTGTTCAGCCTCTGCATCCACCATCTCCGAAATCACCTCCAAAGTATCCGGATTTGTATGGGAAGCGAATGGAAAGGGCAAAAGTTCAGATGCTTGAGAGAGAGATTAGTTTTCTTGAG GAGGAGTTAAAATCTATTGAAGGTTTCCAACCTGCTTCAAGATACTGCAAAGA gGTTACAGATTTTGTAATGGCAAACTCGGATCCTCTTATACAGCT GAAGAATCAAAAATCATGTGGCTTTTGGAAATGGCTTTG TGGATTACCCTGCTTTAACATGGCGTGCACCAGCTGTTGCTGTAATTCTGGGTGCTGTTGCTATCTGAAATGCCCAGAGTGCTGGAAATGTAGTCTATGTGACTGCAGCTCGTGCAACTGCATGTCCTGCAAATGCTGCACCTCATCTGATTGCAATGCATGTAAATGCAGTTCGTGCGACTGCAGCTCTTGTAACTGCGGTTCATGTTTTAGCTGCTGCAAAGTTCCAAAATGGCAGTGTTGCTGCAGAAAGATGTGCTGTTGCAATTTTCAACCCCATTCATGCACAAACTGCTGTTCTTGCAAGTGGAAATGCTATTGTCCTAAATGTCCAAAGCTATGCAATTGCTTCAGTTGTACAAAAACCTGTTGTAACCCATGTTGCT